A stretch of Paludisphaera borealis DNA encodes these proteins:
- a CDS encoding DeoR/GlpR family DNA-binding transcription regulator, protein MLTAERKRLMLEVLRHEGKILASELSRRFGVSEDTVRRDLRELDRAGFLQRVHGGALPRTPTSIEHDVRQKESTDAKRRIGAAAARLLRHGDLVVLDAGTTPFAVLDRIDPDLPLTIVTHSLTAAAALAEMPKVEGVIVGGRLFKSARAAVGVATVDAYRLLRPDICILGAAGVHPEAGVTGFDGEEAEVKRAMAAHATRVVVLAASEKLGTVAPHLITPAGRLTHLITDTAASENILQPFRDLGVDVITA, encoded by the coding sequence ATGCTCACCGCCGAACGCAAACGCCTGATGCTGGAGGTCCTTCGCCACGAAGGGAAGATCCTGGCGTCGGAGCTGAGCCGTCGCTTCGGGGTTTCGGAAGACACGGTCCGTCGCGACCTCCGCGAACTCGACCGGGCCGGGTTCCTCCAGCGCGTCCACGGCGGGGCGCTTCCCCGGACGCCGACGTCGATCGAGCACGACGTCCGGCAGAAGGAGTCGACGGACGCGAAGCGCCGGATCGGGGCGGCGGCCGCCCGGCTCCTCAGGCACGGCGATCTGGTGGTGCTCGACGCCGGCACGACCCCTTTTGCGGTCCTGGATCGGATCGACCCCGACCTGCCGCTCACAATCGTCACCCACAGCCTGACGGCCGCGGCCGCCCTGGCCGAGATGCCGAAAGTCGAGGGCGTGATCGTCGGCGGCCGGCTCTTCAAGTCGGCGAGAGCCGCGGTGGGGGTCGCGACGGTCGACGCCTATCGACTGCTCCGCCCCGACATCTGCATCCTGGGCGCGGCCGGCGTCCACCCCGAGGCGGGCGTGACCGGCTTCGACGGCGAGGAGGCCGAGGTCAAGCGCGCGATGGCCGCCCATGCGACGCGGGTCGTCGTCCTGGCGGCCAGCGAGAAGCTCGGCACCGTCGCCCCTCACCTTATCACGCCCGCCGGCCGCCTGACCCATCTCATCACCGACACGGCCGCCAGTGAAAACATCCTCCAGCCGTTCCGGGACCTGGGCGTCGACGTGATCACGGCCTGA
- a CDS encoding PEP-CTERM sorting domain-containing protein (PEP-CTERM proteins occur, often in large numbers, in the proteomes of bacteria that also encode an exosortase, a predicted intramembrane cysteine proteinase. The presence of a PEP-CTERM domain at a protein's C-terminus predicts cleavage within the sorting domain, followed by covalent anchoring to some some component of the (usually Gram-negative) cell surface. Many PEP-CTERM proteins exhibit an unusual sequence composition that includes large numbers of potential glycosylation sites. Expression of one such protein has been shown restore the ability of a bacterium to form floc, a type of biofilm.), producing MRQVAWLVCLASSVVLGGIGRAHASPLKLQIWGNAHNLQILPNDPVTIDVTDGFSGFTRSGGQILQHGSDSENWQKPVDSAMQIWASLSDGDRTLAWAQFSAPVEGSLSYVGMFGRYSGSAQGSAAGVVSIGQGVDPSLIPSWFTGLTATVQSQVTGGYLNNFESTLTLTTDAAPVPEPSSVLVFLAAAGCVGYRRVRRAAADRLNGMRT from the coding sequence ATGCGTCAGGTCGCTTGGCTGGTTTGTCTGGCGTCGTCCGTCGTGCTTGGGGGGATCGGCCGGGCTCATGCATCGCCGCTGAAGCTCCAGATCTGGGGAAACGCCCACAACCTCCAGATTCTTCCCAACGACCCGGTGACGATCGACGTCACCGACGGCTTCTCGGGATTCACTCGAAGCGGAGGACAGATCCTCCAGCACGGGTCGGATTCCGAGAACTGGCAGAAGCCGGTCGACTCCGCCATGCAGATCTGGGCGAGCCTCTCCGACGGCGACCGCACCCTGGCCTGGGCGCAGTTCTCGGCCCCAGTCGAGGGCTCGCTGTCCTATGTTGGGATGTTCGGCCGATACAGCGGCAGCGCCCAAGGATCGGCGGCCGGCGTGGTGAGCATCGGTCAAGGCGTCGACCCCAGCCTGATCCCGTCGTGGTTCACGGGATTGACCGCGACGGTTCAGAGCCAGGTGACGGGGGGTTACCTCAACAACTTCGAGTCAACGCTGACGCTCACCACCGACGCCGCCCCGGTCCCTGAGCCGTCGTCGGTGCTCGTCTTCCTCGCCGCCGCCGGCTGCGTCGGTTACCGACGCGTCCGTCGCGCCGCCGCCGACCGTCTGAATGGGATGAGGACGTAG
- a CDS encoding family 43 glycosylhydrolase: protein MNESIDDPTSRTTPTIRRSARAAAAVWLLMASAATAGETGDFYNVVAPEGADPWVIRHDDGWYYCTYSTGANVVLRRSKTISGLGGAESRVVWEPPPGRAYSKELWAPEIHFLEGKWYVYVAADDGHNANHRMYALENPSKDPFEGRFTLKAKVFDPASDRWAIDGTVLRVSPKLYFVWSGWEGDKDVRQDLYIAPMANPWTLSGPRVRISTPTFPWEVAAGPPTVNEGPEAIVRGGRVFLVYSAAGSWSDHYCLGLLSAPVDGDLLEPSTWRKEPAPVFESGDGVLAPGHASFTTSPDGKEDWIVYHAARFPGAGWTRSIRAQPFHWAADGRPVFGAPTSPARPIAVPSGEPRRLRLQAETVGARRRFDADVERAGDYLLSVRYRTDSSNRDEPTPRHRLIVNGRETAVIDSPSSGANNWSNAFARAALKAGANRIELAPVDGPDQGRIDVDSLDVIIEPLVEHRP, encoded by the coding sequence ATGAACGAGTCGATCGACGATCCCACGTCCAGGACGACCCCTACAATCCGCCGGTCGGCGCGCGCCGCCGCGGCGGTCTGGTTGCTGATGGCGTCGGCGGCGACGGCCGGCGAGACGGGGGACTTCTACAACGTCGTGGCGCCCGAGGGGGCCGACCCGTGGGTGATCCGGCACGACGACGGCTGGTACTACTGCACGTATTCGACTGGCGCCAACGTCGTTTTGCGGCGGTCGAAGACGATCTCGGGACTCGGCGGCGCGGAGAGCCGGGTAGTCTGGGAACCTCCCCCGGGGCGGGCTTACAGCAAGGAGCTGTGGGCGCCGGAGATCCACTTCCTCGAAGGCAAGTGGTACGTCTACGTCGCGGCCGACGACGGCCACAACGCCAACCACCGGATGTACGCGCTTGAGAACCCGTCGAAGGACCCATTCGAGGGCCGGTTCACGCTCAAGGCGAAGGTCTTCGACCCCGCCTCGGATCGCTGGGCGATCGACGGCACCGTGCTCCGCGTGAGCCCGAAGCTCTACTTCGTCTGGTCCGGCTGGGAAGGGGACAAGGACGTCCGCCAGGATCTCTACATCGCGCCGATGGCGAACCCCTGGACGCTGAGCGGCCCACGCGTGCGGATCTCGACGCCGACGTTCCCCTGGGAGGTCGCGGCGGGGCCGCCGACGGTCAACGAGGGGCCGGAGGCGATCGTTCGCGGCGGCCGGGTGTTCCTGGTCTACTCGGCGGCCGGGAGCTGGTCCGATCACTATTGCCTGGGGCTGCTGTCGGCCCCGGTCGACGGCGATCTGCTTGAGCCCTCGACGTGGCGGAAGGAGCCCGCGCCGGTCTTCGAAAGCGGCGACGGCGTGCTCGCGCCCGGCCACGCCTCGTTCACGACCTCGCCCGACGGCAAGGAAGACTGGATCGTCTACCACGCCGCCCGATTCCCGGGCGCGGGCTGGACCCGGTCGATCCGCGCCCAGCCGTTCCACTGGGCCGCCGACGGCCGCCCGGTCTTCGGCGCGCCGACGTCGCCGGCCCGGCCGATCGCGGTCCCGTCCGGCGAGCCGCGCCGGCTGCGGCTCCAGGCCGAAACCGTCGGCGCGCGGCGGCGGTTCGACGCCGACGTCGAACGCGCGGGGGACTATCTGCTCTCCGTCCGCTACCGCACCGACTCCTCGAACCGCGACGAGCCGACGCCCCGCCATCGCCTGATCGTCAACGGTCGCGAGACGGCCGTGATCGACTCTCCGTCCTCGGGGGCGAACAACTGGTCGAACGCCTTCGCCCGAGCCGCGCTCAAAGCGGGCGCGAACCGGATCGAGCTGGCCCCGGTCGACGGCCCAGACCAAGGCCGGATCGACGTCGATTCTCTCGACGTGATCATCGAGCCCCTGGTGGAACATCGACCCTGA
- a CDS encoding PEP-CTERM sorting domain-containing protein, whose amino-acid sequence MRRIAWLVGLASLAVLGGVDRVHASPLKLELWGSAQNFYIPSGTTKTIDVSNGFSGYTQTGGGMPLQHQWEAESWQKPINDSIHIGATLYDADRILAWVMFSAPITGTLYYAGGTGRFGAEAHGSAVGELHIESGVDPSLIPSWFTGMTATADTFVSDGRINGYYTTLTITPGPAAPVPEPSSVLVFLAAAGCVGYRRLRRA is encoded by the coding sequence ATGCGTCGCATTGCTTGGCTGGTTGGTCTGGCGTCGTTGGCCGTGCTCGGTGGCGTCGACCGGGTCCATGCTTCGCCCTTGAAGCTGGAACTCTGGGGGAGCGCCCAGAACTTCTACATCCCCAGCGGCACGACCAAGACCATCGACGTCTCCAACGGCTTTTCGGGATACACCCAGACGGGGGGAGGCATGCCCCTCCAGCATCAGTGGGAAGCCGAGAGCTGGCAGAAGCCGATCAACGACTCCATCCACATAGGGGCGACCCTCTACGACGCCGACCGCATCCTGGCCTGGGTGATGTTCTCGGCCCCGATCACGGGTACGCTCTACTATGCGGGAGGGACCGGCCGGTTCGGCGCCGAGGCCCACGGATCGGCGGTCGGCGAGCTGCACATCGAGTCGGGGGTCGACCCCAGCCTGATTCCGTCGTGGTTCACGGGGATGACCGCGACGGCCGACACCTTCGTCTCGGACGGCCGCATCAACGGCTACTACACGACGTTGACGATCACCCCCGGCCCTGCCGCGCCAGTCCCCGAGCCGTCGTCGGTCCTCGTGTTCCTCGCCGCCGCCGGCTGCGTCGGTTACCGACGCCTCCGCCGCGCCTGA
- a CDS encoding cysteine desulfurase family protein: MPAPSIYLDHNATTPLDPRVLEAMRPYFLSAGNAESRHSAGRRARRAWDEAREATAGVLGAFADEVVFTSGGTEANNLAVLGLARGDDGPGRIVSSPIEHPAVAEPIAFLESRGFAVDRPDVDAEGLADADLMASYFDDRTRLAALMLANNETGALQPVARLAELAATRGVPVHTDAVQAVGRIPVDFHALGVATLAASAHKFHGPVGVGLLLIRRGVKLAPRLFGGGQQQGRRPGTAPVPLVVGLATALELWRAESETRIATWARLSHRLEAGLIAALGPDRVVPNGPLDRARRLPQTVNLGFVGIEGEALMIQLDLAGVAVSLGSACASGSTQPSPTLVAMRVPPDRLRSSVRFSLGASTTESDVDEAVLRTVAAVERLIG; this comes from the coding sequence ATGCCCGCTCCATCGATCTACCTCGACCACAATGCGACGACGCCGCTCGATCCTCGGGTGCTGGAGGCGATGCGTCCTTATTTTTTGAGCGCGGGGAACGCCGAGAGCCGGCACTCGGCGGGGCGTCGGGCGCGGCGGGCCTGGGATGAGGCGCGGGAGGCGACGGCCGGGGTGCTAGGGGCGTTCGCCGACGAGGTCGTGTTCACGTCGGGGGGGACCGAGGCGAACAACCTCGCCGTGCTGGGGCTGGCGAGGGGCGACGACGGGCCGGGGCGGATCGTGTCGAGCCCGATCGAGCATCCGGCGGTCGCCGAGCCGATCGCCTTCCTTGAAAGCCGAGGGTTCGCGGTCGATCGGCCGGACGTCGACGCCGAGGGGCTGGCCGACGCCGACTTGATGGCGTCCTACTTCGACGACCGGACGCGGCTGGCGGCCTTGATGCTCGCGAACAACGAGACCGGGGCCCTTCAGCCGGTCGCCCGCCTGGCCGAACTGGCGGCGACGCGCGGCGTGCCGGTCCACACCGACGCCGTGCAGGCCGTGGGGCGGATTCCGGTCGACTTCCACGCGCTGGGCGTCGCGACCCTGGCCGCGAGCGCGCACAAGTTCCACGGGCCGGTGGGGGTCGGGCTGCTGCTGATCCGACGCGGGGTGAAGCTCGCCCCTCGCCTGTTCGGCGGCGGCCAGCAGCAAGGGCGGCGGCCGGGAACCGCGCCGGTGCCCTTGGTCGTGGGGCTGGCGACGGCCCTCGAACTCTGGCGGGCCGAGTCCGAAACCCGGATCGCCACCTGGGCGCGGCTCTCCCATCGCCTCGAAGCCGGCCTGATCGCCGCGCTCGGGCCCGACCGCGTCGTCCCCAACGGGCCTCTCGATCGCGCCCGACGGCTCCCCCAAACGGTCAACCTCGGGTTCGTGGGGATCGAGGGGGAGGCGCTCATGATCCAGCTCGACCTCGCGGGCGTGGCGGTCTCGCTGGGCTCGGCCTGCGCCAGCGGCTCGACCCAGCCGTCGCCGACCCTGGTCGCCATGCGCGTTCCCCCCGACCGCCTCCGCTCCTCCGTCCGGTTCAGCCTGGGCGCGTCCACCACCGAATCGGACGTCGATGAAGCCGTCCTCCGCACCGTGGCCGCCGTCGAGCGGTTGATTGGGTAA
- a CDS encoding PEP-CTERM sorting domain-containing protein, with amino-acid sequence MTIHRPHLILTAILTMTLFMASTSNAGSITYTITTSGSGSLGGQAFDGEVVLRFVGDTANVVEPAPGVFYNSLGTATVTIAGLGTAVFTQPIAVYADHTYNSVGFIDGSDYTSGKATLGILNLLSPDYATYALSSAFGPVSGNGWTSFTVAGFATDRGAFILPPPGSGVFEAVTSAGAVPEPASLVMLGLGAGVLGCVVRRKARAAA; translated from the coding sequence ATGACGATTCATCGGCCGCATCTCATCCTAACGGCGATCCTGACCATGACGTTGTTCATGGCGTCGACGTCCAACGCGGGCTCCATCACCTATACGATCACCACGAGCGGCTCGGGCTCACTTGGGGGGCAAGCATTCGACGGCGAAGTCGTCTTGCGGTTCGTCGGCGACACGGCGAACGTCGTCGAGCCTGCGCCCGGCGTCTTCTACAACAGCCTGGGCACGGCGACGGTCACGATCGCGGGGCTGGGCACGGCCGTCTTCACGCAGCCGATCGCCGTGTACGCCGACCACACGTATAATTCGGTCGGGTTTATTGATGGAAGCGACTACACTTCGGGCAAGGCGACCTTGGGCATCTTGAATCTGCTCTCGCCTGACTACGCGACCTACGCTCTCTCGAGCGCCTTCGGCCCCGTCTCCGGCAACGGCTGGACGAGCTTCACCGTGGCGGGATTCGCGACGGATCGCGGCGCCTTCATCCTTCCCCCGCCCGGATCCGGCGTCTTCGAGGCGGTCACGTCAGCCGGCGCCGTCCCCGAGCCCGCCAGCCTCGTGATGCTCGGCCTCGGCGCGGGCGTGCTCGGCTGCGTCGTCCGTCGCAAGGCGCGGGCCGCGGCCTGA
- a CDS encoding sigma-70 family RNA polymerase sigma factor: MSVRERGGAPRDAAGTPARSDTWRRLEAERSFLRRAALRGLPGKADASVGASDVVHDALLEAKRWASSFRGRTRAEWRAWLLMVLRTRISRTNRKAGRGTVPIDDHPGMTPIDSAVSPSAAALGRESAAALRDALRWLNPKDRELLQLRHEDRLDFESIARWMGLPSSESARKRHMRAVNRLRLILGPADEAG, translated from the coding sequence ATGAGCGTCCGAGAACGAGGCGGCGCCCCGCGCGACGCGGCCGGGACGCCGGCGCGGAGCGACACCTGGAGGCGGCTGGAGGCCGAGCGGTCGTTTCTCAGACGGGCCGCTCTTCGGGGCTTGCCGGGGAAGGCCGACGCAAGCGTCGGGGCGTCCGACGTCGTCCACGACGCGCTGCTGGAGGCGAAGCGGTGGGCGTCGAGCTTTCGAGGCCGCACCCGGGCCGAGTGGCGGGCCTGGCTCTTGATGGTGCTCCGGACGCGGATCTCGCGGACCAACCGGAAGGCCGGGAGGGGGACGGTCCCGATCGACGACCATCCGGGCATGACGCCGATCGATTCGGCGGTCTCGCCGAGCGCCGCGGCGCTCGGCCGGGAAAGCGCCGCCGCGCTTCGGGACGCCCTGCGCTGGCTGAATCCGAAGGATCGCGAGCTGTTGCAGCTCCGGCACGAAGACCGCCTGGACTTCGAATCGATCGCAAGGTGGATGGGCCTGCCGTCGTCCGAGTCGGCGCGGAAGCGGCATATGCGCGCCGTGAACCGCCTGCGGCTGATCCTGGGGCCGGCCGATGAGGCAGGCTGA
- a CDS encoding PEP-CTERM sorting domain-containing protein codes for MSGPSRSTGRAIAAVLCAALASCFTAPAHAGAAKSVILIQPPAGGITPKGDPFYDFTTNAFLGSGYQLLIGDYFTIENVIGVNSTSLTSQPLPASGLLPPGDHWTPDVVDLPAKAVWPGAAHETVDTADATWYLTTTSPPGTAIANLTNPNPLNLGLFTFQTYADFSALAANFSITFNYFVHAHDDLGNLVEETGTVTYSMAPVPEPASLALLGLGVALPVVAARRRRAAAV; via the coding sequence ATGTCTGGCCCGAGTCGTTCGACGGGACGAGCGATCGCGGCGGTGCTTTGCGCCGCCCTCGCGAGCTGTTTTACGGCCCCGGCTCACGCCGGCGCGGCCAAGTCGGTGATCCTGATCCAGCCCCCCGCCGGAGGCATCACGCCGAAGGGCGATCCGTTCTACGACTTCACGACGAACGCCTTCCTGGGCTCGGGCTACCAACTGCTGATCGGCGACTATTTCACGATTGAAAACGTGATCGGCGTCAACAGCACGTCCCTGACGAGCCAGCCGCTCCCCGCCAGCGGCCTCCTGCCTCCGGGCGACCACTGGACGCCTGACGTCGTCGACCTGCCCGCCAAGGCGGTCTGGCCGGGAGCGGCCCACGAGACGGTGGACACGGCGGACGCGACCTGGTATCTCACCACGACCTCGCCTCCGGGAACGGCGATCGCGAACCTCACGAACCCCAATCCTCTCAATCTCGGTCTGTTCACGTTCCAGACCTACGCGGATTTTTCCGCCCTGGCCGCCAACTTCAGCATCACGTTCAACTATTTCGTCCACGCTCACGACGACCTGGGCAACCTGGTTGAGGAGACGGGAACCGTCACCTACAGCATGGCCCCCGTCCCCGAGCCGGCCTCGCTCGCCCTCCTGGGTCTCGGCGTCGCCCTGCCGGTCGTCGCCGCCCGCCGCCGCCGCGCCGCGGCCGTCTGA
- a CDS encoding WD40 repeat domain-containing serine/threonine protein kinase has translation MRQADEGFNDGGGSDGSPGSDALEYGSRTIGDLHGLIKALDQAWRPSGGDDPPTRLDRIGPYRDLERVGRGGMGAVYRAVDSRTNEVVAVKIPASRLMADESLHGRFLREADAASLLDHPGIVRFRELGEDGPFPYIVSDFCDGPNLAAWIRAQAEPATARGAARLAALLADAVAHAHDRGVLHRDLKPSNVMLPGAAFETDVEKLTPRITDFGLAKLEEDGGGGDDQATRLLLTQTGDLIGSPAYMAPEQATGKAAAVGRCTDVYGLGTILYGLLTGRPPFRGETVAETLRLVREADPVPPRELRPGLSRDLDRIALRCLEKAPADRYATVSALADDLRRFLDGRPIDSRTGSMRRRIARWARRRPKLARSLAAGGLATVLVIGAGVGWNLSLRRLNEQITGHRRLTDRLNYTLQLQLAQRAYDQGQLGRSQLLLRDLAPASGDPDHREFAWRYLWRLSRREARLLGEMEADVFANHALSGDGGLLALTDREGGLGLFDVHRGERIWYLRRNQNGHGEQVAVSSDGRTLASAFAEDRPDGVRTSKPEIRELPGGKLALAPPAVENRVIDRLVLTAQGRNLTVIDHRTGPSGSADYKVTTWELGDASRRTPRRRSEASLPLAAYVEFGIAPDGLSYAATTADDKPGVYDLHSKTLRVGFTDAPPGLTLNLARFSPDGRRVAVHDDKIRRLMIWDAASGKLLQQLGSLTSPLTRIALQPGGEGVLTADLREEVRLIDPSRGLDIPILPPNPEPKGGRRVQLAFTPDGDDFLVSREPYMEADRIELRSTADGKLRAESPGRQMGNMGDWTILGPSVGGSGLVYSQGRYVWCWRWDQAEKQGAAAALRHADEAWAATYNRAGSLLATASNDTREDQTIKIWDARSHALLRAWKGHDATTTALSFDADGGRLASSSLSVDQGVRVWDPATGRLLATPEWPAEPARSVAFDGRGARLAAGGSMGTLRVWNAADLATIWTVSAHVDRIHTVAFSPDSARLATGGDDGFVRIWDAASGRPLGAFRASAEILAVKFDADGRRLAAASREGAIHLLDPATAQLVRVIRSDDREVRGLAFSPDGRTLASGGLGKSIRFWDPETGHELLSLEGLEAQINDLDFSPDGSALASADHSGAVRIWRADPAVPSQASSPGAQP, from the coding sequence ATGAGGCAGGCTGACGAGGGCTTCAACGACGGGGGAGGTTCCGACGGGTCGCCCGGATCGGACGCGCTGGAATACGGCTCGCGGACGATCGGGGATCTTCACGGGCTGATCAAGGCTCTCGACCAGGCGTGGCGCCCCTCCGGCGGCGACGATCCGCCGACGCGGCTCGACCGGATCGGGCCGTACCGGGATCTGGAGCGGGTCGGTCGCGGCGGCATGGGGGCGGTGTACCGCGCGGTCGACTCCCGGACGAACGAGGTCGTCGCCGTCAAGATCCCGGCCTCCCGGCTCATGGCCGACGAATCACTCCACGGGCGGTTCCTCCGCGAGGCCGACGCGGCCAGCCTGCTCGATCATCCGGGGATCGTCCGGTTTCGCGAGCTGGGCGAGGACGGGCCGTTCCCGTACATCGTCAGCGACTTTTGCGACGGCCCGAACCTGGCGGCGTGGATCCGCGCGCAGGCCGAGCCGGCGACGGCCCGGGGTGCCGCGCGGCTCGCCGCGCTGCTGGCCGACGCCGTGGCCCACGCGCACGATCGGGGCGTCCTGCATCGGGATTTGAAGCCTTCCAACGTGATGCTGCCCGGGGCCGCTTTCGAGACCGACGTCGAGAAGCTGACGCCCCGGATCACCGACTTCGGCCTGGCGAAGCTGGAGGAGGACGGCGGGGGGGGCGACGACCAGGCGACGCGGCTCTTGCTGACGCAGACCGGCGACCTGATCGGCTCGCCCGCCTACATGGCTCCCGAGCAGGCGACGGGCAAGGCGGCGGCGGTCGGCCGATGCACTGACGTCTACGGTCTGGGGACCATCCTTTACGGGCTCTTGACGGGCCGGCCGCCGTTTCGCGGCGAGACGGTCGCCGAGACGCTCCGGCTGGTGCGCGAGGCCGATCCGGTGCCGCCCCGCGAGCTGCGGCCCGGCCTGTCGCGCGACCTCGACCGGATCGCCCTGCGATGCCTGGAGAAAGCGCCGGCCGACCGCTACGCGACGGTCTCGGCCCTCGCCGACGACCTGCGGCGGTTCCTCGACGGCCGGCCCATCGATTCGCGGACCGGGTCGATGCGGCGGCGGATCGCCCGATGGGCCCGGCGGCGGCCGAAGCTGGCCCGGTCGCTGGCGGCGGGCGGCCTCGCGACGGTGCTCGTGATCGGCGCCGGCGTCGGCTGGAACCTCTCGCTGCGACGCCTCAACGAGCAGATCACCGGCCATCGACGGCTGACCGACCGCCTGAACTACACCCTCCAGCTCCAGCTCGCCCAGCGCGCCTACGACCAGGGCCAGCTCGGCCGCTCGCAGCTCTTGCTCCGCGACCTCGCGCCGGCCTCCGGCGATCCGGATCACCGCGAGTTCGCCTGGCGCTACCTCTGGCGACTCAGCCGCCGCGAGGCCCGGCTGCTCGGCGAGATGGAGGCCGACGTCTTCGCCAACCACGCCCTCAGCGGCGACGGCGGCTTGCTCGCCCTCACCGATCGCGAGGGGGGCCTCGGGCTGTTCGACGTCCATCGAGGCGAAAGAATCTGGTATTTACGCCGCAACCAGAACGGCCACGGCGAGCAGGTGGCCGTGTCGTCCGACGGCCGCACGCTCGCCTCGGCGTTCGCGGAAGACCGTCCCGATGGAGTTCGAACCTCGAAACCCGAGATTCGCGAACTGCCCGGCGGCAAACTCGCCCTCGCGCCCCCCGCCGTGGAAAACCGCGTGATCGATCGGCTCGTCTTGACCGCTCAAGGGCGGAACTTGACCGTCATCGACCATCGGACGGGTCCCTCCGGAAGCGCGGACTACAAGGTGACGACCTGGGAGCTGGGAGACGCGTCGCGGCGGACTCCGCGTCGCCGCTCGGAGGCTTCGCTGCCCCTGGCGGCCTACGTCGAATTCGGGATCGCTCCGGACGGCCTGAGCTATGCGGCGACGACCGCAGACGACAAGCCCGGCGTCTATGATTTGCACTCGAAGACGCTGCGGGTCGGCTTCACGGACGCCCCGCCGGGCCTGACGTTGAACCTCGCCCGGTTCTCCCCCGACGGTCGACGCGTGGCCGTCCATGACGATAAGATTCGGCGACTGATGATCTGGGATGCGGCTTCCGGGAAGCTGCTGCAACAGCTCGGCTCGCTGACGTCGCCGCTTACCCGGATCGCGCTCCAGCCGGGAGGCGAGGGGGTCTTGACGGCCGACTTGCGCGAAGAAGTCCGGCTGATCGACCCGTCGCGCGGCCTCGACATCCCGATACTTCCGCCCAACCCGGAGCCCAAGGGAGGCAGGCGGGTCCAACTGGCGTTCACGCCGGACGGGGACGACTTCCTGGTCAGTCGGGAACCTTACATGGAGGCCGACCGGATCGAGCTGAGGTCGACGGCCGACGGCAAGCTTCGGGCCGAGTCGCCCGGCCGGCAGATGGGGAATATGGGCGACTGGACGATCCTCGGGCCGTCGGTCGGCGGCTCCGGGCTGGTGTACAGCCAGGGGCGATACGTCTGGTGCTGGAGGTGGGACCAGGCGGAGAAGCAGGGCGCGGCGGCGGCGCTCCGCCATGCCGACGAGGCCTGGGCCGCGACCTACAACCGCGCCGGCTCGCTGCTGGCCACGGCGAGCAACGACACGCGCGAGGACCAGACCATCAAGATCTGGGACGCCCGCTCCCACGCGTTGCTCCGCGCCTGGAAGGGCCACGACGCCACGACGACGGCGCTGTCGTTCGACGCCGACGGCGGGCGGCTGGCTTCGTCGAGCCTCTCCGTCGATCAAGGCGTACGGGTCTGGGACCCCGCGACCGGCCGATTGCTTGCGACGCCCGAGTGGCCGGCCGAGCCGGCGCGCTCGGTCGCGTTCGACGGCCGAGGCGCGCGGCTCGCGGCCGGCGGCAGCATGGGGACGCTCCGGGTCTGGAACGCGGCGGACCTGGCGACGATCTGGACGGTCTCCGCCCACGTCGACCGGATCCACACCGTCGCCTTCTCGCCCGACTCCGCCCGCCTCGCCACCGGGGGCGACGACGGCTTCGTGCGGATCTGGGACGCCGCCTCGGGCCGGCCGCTCGGCGCGTTCCGCGCCTCGGCCGAGATCCTGGCCGTCAAGTTCGACGCCGACGGCCGTCGACTCGCCGCGGCCAGCCGCGAGGGCGCCATCCACCTGCTCGATCCCGCGACCGCCCAGCTCGTCCGCGTGATCCGGAGCGACGACCGCGAGGTCCGAGGCCTCGCCTTCAGCCCCGACGGCCGCACCCTGGCCAGCGGCGGCCTCGGAAAGTCGATCCGATTCTGGGACCCCGAGACCGGCCACGAACTCCTCAGCCTCGAAGGCCTCGAAGCGCAGATCAACGACCTGGATTTCTCGCCCGACGGTTCCGCCCTGGCCTCGGCCGATCATTCGGGCGCGGTCCGGATCTGGCGCGCCGACCCGGCCGTCCCGTCGCAAGCCTCTTCCCCCGGTGCTCAACCATGA